One Punica granatum isolate Tunisia-2019 chromosome 3, ASM765513v2, whole genome shotgun sequence genomic window carries:
- the LOC116199712 gene encoding 60S ribosomal protein L27a-3-like, giving the protein MTTRFKKNRKKRGHVSAGHGRIGKHRKHPGGRGNAGGMHHHRILFDKYHPGYFGKVGMRYFHKLRNKFYCPIVNIDKLWSLVPQEVKEKAVKSKGTAPVIDVTQFGYFKVLGKGVLPEQQPIVVKAKLVSKTAEKKIKEAGGAVVLTA; this is encoded by the coding sequence ATGACGACCAGATTCAAGAAGAATCGCAAGAAGCGTGGCCATGTCAGCGCCGGCCACGGTCGCATTGGCAAGCACAGGAAGCACCCCGGTGGTCGGGGTAACGCCGGTGGCATGCACCACCACCGGATCCTCTTCGACAAGTACCACCCTGGGTACTTCGGCAAGGTCGGGATGCGATACTTCCACAAGCTCCGCAACAAGTTCTACTGCCCCATCGTGAACATCGACAAGCTGTGGTCGCTGGTCCCCCAGGAGGTGAAGGAGAAGGCGGTGAAGTCCAAGGGCACCGCCCCGGTGATCGACGTCACTCAGTTCGGGTACTTCAAGGTCCTCGGGAAGGGCGTTCTGCCAGAGCAGCAGCCGATTGTGGTGAAGGCCAAGCTCGTGTCCAAGACCGCCGAGAAGAAAATCAAGGAGGCCGGCGGCGCCGTCGTGCTCACCGCTTAG